In Campylobacter massiliensis, the DNA window CGGTAACTTTGGCTATCTCGTTTTTAACGTCGTCATTTAAATTTATATTTTTACGTTTTTTATTAAGTGGCACGAAGGCTTGTTGTTTCTCGTTTAGCAGTTTTTGATTTTTAGACATTTTATAAGATATATGATTTATGTTGTCGATAGTAGCTTCTAGTAGTCTTTTACGTAGAGCTTTCTTGATTGATATATCGGCGCAAGATAGCTTTTTGCATATCTCGTCAACCTCTCTTGATATCGTGCCGGGCAAGCTGTTTTCCTTAAGGCTTTGTTTTAGATATAAATTAAGCGACAATAATCCGTCTATGCTTATATATCTGCCGAGCAAGTCATGCTCTTTAATGCTTTTAGCTTCCTTGGCTTCCAAAAGCGTAAACACTAAGTGCTCTATAAATTCGCTACCCAAATTCATCTTAGCCGCCTTTTTAATCATACTAAAAATTCTAGAGTAAATCTTAGCATGATTTTTGGCTAAATCATAGCGTTTCGTGCGGGTAGAGTTTGTATATTCGGTTTTATTGCCAAAATACGGCTTTAAATATAGCGGAATGGCTATCCTAAAATGATATATGCCGTTTCGTTTTACGAGATATTGCATTATCGTCGTTATACGATAAAAATTGTAGCAAACTGTAGCAAATATTTAAAGAAATACTGGCTGTATACCGTTTTTTAGGTAATTTGGTGCGAATTTAAATAATCCCTCATAAGCCGGAGGTCGGGAGTTCAAGTCTCCCCCGTGACACCAAAACGTCGTATTTTAGGCATCGGAAAAGTTTCTTCCGATCTTTCCCTTTCTTTAAAATTTCCTTTAAGAGTGGAACACTTGTATAAAAAAGTGGAACACTATCTCAAAAAAGTTTAAAATTATATCTCACTCTTGCTTCATAAACAATGAAAAACGTCAAAAAATAAAAATATTTTGCCACAGCCAAGCAATCCAATAGTTTTATTTGGTACCGACAAATTATGTGGCTATTTTTAAACATAATGATACTTTTACAATGGATGCAAGGGCTTGCAGTTTATATTTTGTAGGTTTAGATTAACTTTTTTAGAAGTTTGCAGGATAAAAGCTTTAGGGTAGTTTTAGCCTGAACTATCGTCAGAACCCCCTAAGCTACTGCGGATTATAATACAATCAATATAAAAAAGTACTTAGGAAGCAGATGTTTGACATAGTCCAAAGCTTGTATGAAAAAATATACGATATATTTAAACAAGGCTACGATAGCTTTATGGATCAGGAATTTGAGGCCAGAATAAAAAGAGCGATATCGGTATTGCATTTTAAATATTTAATTGGAGCCTGCAAAGAAGCTAACGCCGTATTGCCAAAAACAAACCTAAACAACCTCAATCTATTTGATTTAATAATTTCAATCTACAATAAAAGACATAGAACCCATCAGGCCAAGTTTCTCTTGCTGCACTGTTTTGAGAGCGGACTTCGTAGCACTCTAGCCGTCAATTTTTCAAATTTATACAACCAAGACGCCGATGATTGGTTCTTTAAAACAGATAAGCCAGAGCTTGGAAGGATATTAAATATAGTAAAAAGGCGTTGCAAAAATGAAGACCTACAAAATCTAGGAACATTTGGCATATTCGATAAATTTTATATGATAGACCTAGAAGAGCTAAGCGATGAATATTGGCATACGGTAGAGCACATCTTTGCAAGTACGAAAGAATACAAGTCCCAAATACTTCCGGCTTACGGACGCCAACATCTAATAACCAAAATAGGGCAAATAAGAAAAGCTAGAAATGAAATATACCACAATAATCCTACAAAGATAAAATTCGCAAAAGATTTGGAAATATTGCTTTTACGAATGGGTTACAATTTACAAGATGCTATCGGCGGCTGCGATTTTAGAGGCGATATCAAGCTGCAATACAAATACGATTAGAATTATACAGCCCATAAAGACCATAATAATCATGCAAGCCTACAAAAAAGCTAAATTTGCCATTTTCGCAGATCTGCAGAACCTACTATACCAGCTTGCGTAACTTCATCCAAGTTGTCCGCTTTTTGTTCGTATAGGCACTTGCCCTGTAAGCGCTCGATCCGCCAAACTCGGCGAAATATTTATTTAAAATGCTTTTTAAACCCTTACTCGCGCATGGATTTTGGGCATTATGCGATAATATCCGTCTTGCCAATATTGCCCACTTTGCGCAGTATTTCCATTATATCCGTCCCCTTTTCCTGTTCGGCTTTTAGGAAATTCTCGAAAAACTCGCGCTTTATATCTTTATAAACATAGGTTTGGCTTTTACTCGTGGCCTGGATAGGTTTAAATTTATTCTCTCCGGGTGTTTCTTTAGGAGCTTGATCGCTTACTGCACTTTCTCTTAGGGCTATATTTTGCAGTATGTCTGCGATGCTCTCGCCTTTTTTAAATGCATCTTTTAAGAAATTTAAAAACTCTTTTTTAGTTGCTTCGTCTGCGTAGCTCACCTGTTTTACCATCTCTTGTCCCCAAAAGACCGCAGGTCGTTTTCCTGATATCCGGTCAAAATTTAACTTACCGTCTTTGAGTGAGATTTTAACCTTTGCATTCTCTCCTAGTATCTTTTCGGCGGCAACCTCAAGCCATTTATCTTTAAATTTTTCCAAATCCATATCGGAGTCTAGTAGCTTTGCCATATCGACCGCCATTTTAAGTCCGATACCTTTTGTGTGGCCAACGCCAAAGCTTCCTAGATCCACATTAAACGCACTCATAAACCCGTCTACGCTAAAAACATCGTTTTCCATGCTTGAATTGCTTTGCAAGACCTTCGTGCTATCTATAAATTTCTTTAGCTCTGCGACCTCGCCCTTGCTCATGTTTGGATCAAGCCCGTTTATCTTGCCCCAAACGCTGATTTTATCATCTTCCGTATAGCCGCTTAGCGAATACGCTTTACGCACAACCACGGGATCATAAGGTTTATATACCGGTTTTTTAAAGCCCATTTTTATAGCAAGAAGCCTATTTTGCTGCTTGTCGTTTAGTCTTGAAAACTCTACGTTTTGCGCCCAAACGGCAAGCTCGTTTTCGTCCAGTTCGTCAGGATCGAGAGCATAATAATCAATAGGTTCGGTCAAATTTGATCGAGACGGCGCCGAATTTGAGGTTAAATTTATAGCCTCTTTTTCCTCGCGTGCTTTTAAATTTCGCTCATGAGCGCTACTAAAATCATAATTTACGTTTGCGTTAAATCCGTTTACGCCGCTTATCATATTAATCCTTTATGCTTTTACGTCAAATTTGCCTAGTTTTGCTAGTTGATTTAAAATTTCAGTTATATCCGTCCCCTTTTTGCGTTCGGCTTTTAAGAAATTTTCAAAGAATTCTCGTCTGATGTCTTTATCTACGTATGTTTTGCTTTTACTTGTGGCTTGTATGGGTTTAAATTTGGCTTCGGCTCTTTGCTTAGCTAAATTTTCGTTGTATTCTCTCATCTCTTGATTGATTTTTGCTACGGCTTCTTTGTGGGCTTTCGTGGTTTTCTCGATATCTTCCGCATAGAGTTTTTTAAATTCTTCTATACTGATGTCGGTTCTTAACAGCAAATTGGCTCCGACGTCGCTCATCGTAGCTCCTTCTGGTAAAGAGTCTTTAAAAGCGATTAATTCCTCTCGTTCCTCTTTGGTGCCCAGCCCCAAAAGCTTACCTTGGATAGTCGGCTCGCCATCCTTTGAATACCTTTTGAGAGTATTCGCATAAAGCTGTAACACCAAATCTTTTGCCCCATCCATGGTCTCGGGTGGATATTTCATCGACAGCGCTCGCCTCTCGTCCGCAGTATATTTCTTAGAGAGTATGCCGTCTATTTTATCTATGGTTTTTGTTATCCAGCCTTTTTCGCTCTCGTCTATATCTATGATGCTTTCTACCGCATTTTTAATAGGTATATGCATAAGGGCGTCGATTTGGCTTTTTTCTTTTGCCTTGTCTTGTTCTTTTGCAATTTCCGTTTGCTCGTTCGCCAAATTCGTCTTAGCGGTTTTATCTGCAGGAGTTAAATTTGACTTGAAATTTGCCGTAGAAATGTTTAAATTTGAGCCGCTTATCATTTTAATACTTTGAGACTATATCGGATAAAAACGACTTTTCTTTAGCATAAACCAGGAAGCCAATTGTAGTAATAAAATATCATGCTAGATATTCGTTTCGCCTTTAGGGACGACTGCCTTAAATAGTTTGTAGTATTGCTTTACGGTATCCATTATATCGATACTTTCAAATGATTTTTGATCCGGCGAGGGCGTAAACAAATAAGTCTTATTGTTAAACCTGACCATCTCGCCGATAGAGCTTTTGTGGATTTTGAAATTTAATGACTTTTGTTAATATTTCTACTTTTTTCAAGCAGCACAATCTTTATTATTTTTAGTAACTTTAAAATGTGCGCTATACGTTAATTTTTATAAAAAGCCGATATTATGTAGCAAACACACCTAAAAATCTTGACCAGATTCAGACAAATTTTAGTTTATTACAAAATATGTTAGGTTTATTTAATGCAAATGATGCAATATACACTTCAATTGAGCTAATAAAATTAAACTTTTGTGCGCATATCGTACAAGAACAATAGTGAATTTTTGATATTTTCATACAGGTGTTCGATTCCATAGATATTTAGAATAGCCCTATCGAATTCTATCCTAATGTCTTTTTCTAGCTCACTATGTAAGTCTATAATCTGTTCATTAGTAAGAGGCTCAAACTTTTCTTTTATGATGGTTTGTTGCTCTGTTGTTAAACTTAATGGATTTAAAATTTTAAAGCAATCGTGAATTCTACTTGAGCTTAGATCTAGTGCACCTAGACCTCTACCAAATCCATTTGCTTCGAGAAAAAATAAACTCACGATACTATTTAATAGAGCATGAATAACGTCTATATCTAAATGATTCGTATTAGAAAATCTAATAAGCCTTTGATCTACAATGGCTGGCTCTGTCATTTTAGCTATAAATAATCTTTTATCACAATTTATACTAGTTACAAAATCAGCCAAATAACGATCACTCATACAATAGGTAAAATAAGAGGCTGGGATAAGATATATCCACAGCTTAGTATCTATTTTAGTGATACCTTAGAAAAGTATGAGTAAAATTTAGATGAATGGTTATAGGGTTAGGGGTGATTTACACAGATTGTTTGATACTCTCGACTTTTTAATATTTTGCTATATGTTATTTGATTTATCTTAAACGGATCGATAAACAACGAAAAACATAACCTAAACCAGCTTGGATCTGTATATATGGTATCTGCTATAAAAAAGCCATCTTTTATTTCATCTGGGCGAGGATACTTTTTGTCCGACAAGTCAGACAAAAATACCTCGTTAGGGATAGTCCCTAAAACCCCATATTTATTATACAGCCTAAAAAATTACTGTATTTTGTTCCATAAGAACCAAACACTAATAACTCAAACGCATCTTTATTTTCAAAAAATACCCTCCTTACTGGTTTGTCCAGTAAAGAGGGTACATATCAAAACCCTTCTCTTTTTCTTTTATAGAACTTTTGCGTTATATACTTCTTCGGGCTTAGCGGCCAATAGTCTTGCTGCCATATCTTTTTTCATCTGAATCAAAGTAGTCTCTTCTTCTTCACTTCTATCTTCTTTTCTTGATAATTCAATAAATTCTTTTAGTACAAAACCTGGCTTTATGGTTATAACGACTGTTTTATCTCTATACTTGAATTTAAAATAATATCTTCCATGGGGACTTTCTAGGACTTCTTCAGCTTCTTTTAAATTAACATCAACGGAAATTCTACCACCTGTTACGCATCTTGTTACCATTTCAAAAGCATCTAGCCCTCCCGGTCCCGGAAATGCTGTAATAAGATATATCTCTCTTCTTTCTAATAATTTCCCATCATCTAAAAGTGGAAAGGCTCTACTCATGACTTGAAATGCATGAGCTACTCCCCCGGGATAACCTACACCATGATAGTTTAGTAAATCATCAAAGCTATATTCTAATTCATGTCCTTTTTCTAATACTTTTATTTTATCCATGTTTCTTCCTTTCTTGTTAAAACTACTTCCTCAATATTGTAGCAACTTCATCATCTGATAATTTGTAATCATATTTCTAATACTTTTATTTATCCATGTTTCTTCCTTTCTTGTTAAAACTACTTCCTCAATATTGTAGCAACTTCATCATCTGATAATTTGTAATCATATACATATTCAAAGAAATTCTTTAACTCTACTTCCATGTCCATATCTGAAAACAATTGTGGATACTGTATTTTTGCAGCCCATTTAACTGTAAGCGGAGTTTCAACCCCAGGAGGATCCCACCTATAAACACCTATAGGAATTTTGTATACTTGTTTGTTAGCTACAGCTTTAATTGTTGACCAGTCTCTACCTTCCTGCTTATTTTCAATAAAGTCTTCCGGCATTAAGTCTGAATGATTTCCTAAATAAATGATATCAGGGTTCCATACAATCATCTGCTCCATGTCCACTTCAGCCAATTTACCCTTAAGCTCGTGGGCCGGATTATGGGCTCCACTTGGTTTCATCCAATGGTCGTATGTTTTTACAGCTATTTTCATGTCACTATAAAACTCTATAACTTTTGGTTTATCTTCATCTTTTATTTCAGCTAACTTTGATGTTACTTCATTAATTCCTTTGTCCATATATTCAACTAATAAGTCGCCACGTTCTTTCTTTTGAAGTACTTCAGATATCATTTTTATATTTTCTTTTATACTGTCAAATTCTGCCCTCTTTAAAGCTACTACCTTAAGTCCTGCAGCTTCCATTTTTTCAATTTCTTTCTCAATATTCGAATAAATAAACACTACATCCGGTTTTAGCTTCAATAACTCTTCCACGTTAACAACTGAGTCTTTTGAACACCATTTAGTATTCGCATTAGCTAGTTGTGGATACATGTTTTTTAAAACACTTTCTTCAAAAGCTTTAATAGAAGATGGGTTGCATCCTACAATTTTATCTGTCTTTCCATCAATTGCATATATTATAGACGGAAGAGGCTTGTCCACCGTTGCAATTCTTTCCGGTGTTTTTTCAAATTTAATCGTTTTTCCTCTAACATCAGTAACCGAGTATTCGCTTTCTTTTACCTCTTTAACTTCTCGCACTTGACTAGCTTCTTTTTCCTTGTTTTCACTGATTTCATTTTTATTACTTTGAGAGCTGCCGTCACAAGCATTTAAAATTAATGCTAGTACTAAAAATAATAATAAACTAATCCTTCTTTTCATTTTTCCTCCTTTGAAAATTATACACTTAGTGGATAAACTCCAAACAAATCTGCAACTTCTTCTCTTAATATATGAGGTCTTTGTCTAAGAGCTTTGCCAACTTCTATCTTTCTTTCTAAATCAACTTGATTAATTCTTTCTTTTAATTTTCCTTCTTGTTCACTCCTTTCTTTAGCAGAGTAAGGTTCTTGATATAGGGTTTTAATAGCTTCATTAATTTCATCTTTTGAATTAAAGGTTCCCAGTACAGAATCTATAAAAGGAAAGGACAGAATATATGCATATGCCGCTTGAACCAAAGTTTGGTCTTCTTTTATACGAATAGCGTTAAATATATCTTCATAAAGCAACAAGTCTCCTGTTGCCAGCGGATTCATAGCTATTGTCCCTATATCTTTTTCATGAGTCTTCATTATTCCTTTTAATCTGTATTTGGAATTAATTATATTAAAGCCCTGTAAACTATAATCAAATTTATACTCCCCAATCATCTCAATTAGTTCTTTATTTTGTAAGTGTGAAGAAAAAGTAATATGCTTAATAAGTCCTTCTTCTCTTGCTTTTTCCATCTCTCTTATAGCTCCATAGTTTTTAGCTCCTCTCCATTCTTCAAAAGATTTTACACCCCAAAGACAAGTAAAGGAGTCAATACAACTTATTCCTAAATTCTTCAAAGAATTTTCAAGATTTTTTCGAAATGTTTTAGAATCTCCGGCATGTGTCTTTGACATAATATAAAATGGTTTTTTATGCTTCTTCATTTCTTTTATGGCTGCACCTAATATAAGTTCTGAACAATTGTTTCCATAAGTATCGCCGGTTTCAAAGAAATTTATTCCTTGTTTATATGCATAGAAGAAATTTTCTGCATGTTTATCTATATCTTGGGGATTCTTTAAGTGATGACTTCCCATAGATATTCTTGAAATTTGTATGCCTGTAGATCCTAATTTTCTATATTCCATTCATTAACCTCCTTCTAACAGTTCTATATGGCTTTATAAGGTGCAACTGTTTTGTATTCAACTTCTTCTGCTTGAAAAATTAAAATTTTAGCTTTGATCTGAAAATACTTTTGTAAGTTATCTTCAGTAATGGCTTTCGAACTTTCATCAAAGGTTGTTTTGTAGTCACTACCGATAAACAAAGTTTTGTCAGATATCTGCAATGCATGACTAGGAAAATGAGTGTTTATTATGCAAGCAGATTTTTTATTTACATTTATATGTTTAATTGCCTCTATGATTCTAATTTGATTCTTCATATCCAGGTTTGACTCCGGTTCATCTAAAATAAGAAGTTTTGGATTAGAAACAAGAGCTCTCGCAATCATAACCATTTGAAGCTCTCCTCCGGATAGCTCATCACAGTATCTATTTGATAGCTTTTCAACTCCTAATTCTTTTAAAGTTTCATAAGCTTTATCATAATCTTCCTTCGTAGGGATATGGAAAAAACTGTTTTCCTTGTCTAAACCCATCACAACCATTTCTAAAACCCCATAACTAAACACACTTTTCTTAACTTGAGGAACATAACTTAAGTTTTCCCATAATTCTTTTTCTGCATATTCATTTATATCTTTGCCGAACAATAAGGCTTTTCCCGTGTCCCATTTTAAAAATCCCATAAGACACCTTAAGAAAGTAGTTTTACCCACCCCATTGGGTCCAAGAATGGACATTACTTCTTCTTCTTTTAAATCAAATGAAATATCTTTTAAAATTTTTCTCTTGTCATATGAAAAAGTACCTTTTTTAACTTGGAGTATCATCTTCTTTCTCCCGAATTCTTTCTAAGTATAGTTATGAATAATGGCGCACCTATAAATGCTGTTAATATTGAAATGGGAATTTCATTGCTTGTAGCTGCTCTTGAAAGGGTATCTATCAGTAATAAATAAATTGCTCCCATAACACAACAAGTTGGAATAAGGTACCTATTATCATTTCCGATAACCATTCTCGCCAAATGGGGAATTATTAAACCTATCCATCCTATAATTCCACATACAGAAACTGTAGTTGCAGTTATCAATGTTGAGAGTAAGATAACCACAATACGTAATTTTTTTACATTAATTCCTAAAGACCTAGCCTCATCAGAATCTAGAGATAAAAGATTCAATTTCCACCTTAATAGAAAGAAGCCGAAAATACAAGGTATTATTATTATTGAACAAATAACAAGATCTCTATAGGATACACTTGCTAAACTTCCCAGCAACCACATAGTGATAGTTGGAAGCTTATCTTCCGGATCTGCTATATATTTAATAAATGATATTGAAGCATCAAATAGTGACTTTACAATTACTCCGGATAAAACTAACACATACAAATCTGTTCGTTTTTTTACTCTGGATAGGTTTAAAACTATATAAACTGCTAAAAGCCCCAGAAGCAAAGAAACATGCTGAGTCACTATCATGTCTAGGGATAATAATATAGATAAAGCCGCCCCAAAACCTGCTCCTGAAGACACCCCTAGTAAGTCCGGGCTAACTAAAGGGTTTGAAAAAACAGTTTGATATGCTGCTCCTGCCAGTGATAGCCCTGCACCTACTAAAACTCCCATAAGTATTCTAGGTAGTCTTATGTCAATTACTACACTAGTTTCATGTACATCTAAGCCGCTAACATCTCCGGTTATTGTTTTGTATATAATCATAAATGCTTTATAGGGGCTAACCTGATATCTTCCTAAACAAATACAAGTTAGTATTAAAAGCAATAGCAATACAAAGAGAACCAATATGCATAATTTTTTATTCTTAAAGAAACCTTTCCCCATTTATCCACTCTTTCTAATTAATAGTAAAAATCTTTTATATAGTCTCCTATCCTCAATATAAAGAAGTTAACAAAATTTTTTTAGATATTTGCTCTAAATTAGGACTTAAGGATAAGTCATAAGAGATTATTTCATTTGTATACATATCAAGTATTGGTGAAATGTTGCATTTACCCCATGAAAAGTTAAATTGAGATACATCAGTACTCCATTTTTGCAACGGCTTATCAGCTTTAAAATTTCTGTCTATTATATTATCAGCAATCTTGCCTACTTTACCTTTGTATGAATGATATTTTTTCTTTACACTATTAAGAATCCTATTATGAGTTACTTCATAATCTCCGTTTGCCATGATTTGCCCTCCTTTTTTTAAATATAACTTGATTATATTATAGCACTTGTTATATTTGAAAGTCAAGATATTGATACACATATTCATCTTTAAAATGGTCATCATCATACTCTTCATATACATAATCATAATTTAACCTAAAATGCACATTACCAATGTACGCATCTACCATTGTTGTGTTAGCAGTCGGTTTTTTAGTGTAGGCTTCGATAGTTAGGCTTGCTGGCAAAAAAGATTCTTGGTAAGTAAATTCACTTTTGGCAATAACACATTTTTCATTTAGGTATGAACTACAAAATTCTAAAAACTTAGCTCCTAATTCATCTGCTAGCTCTCTTTGTGTGCTAGCCAAATCTACAAACTGATGTGCCCCGTGAGGTAGATCACGTCGCCGATCTTGATATCTGCTAGATCCTCGGGCGCGATCGGCGTGGTTAAAATTTTCTTACTCATAGCGCGAACTCCTTGTGCGATTTTACGGCAAAATTTAGCTGCTCGTCCCAGACGATATGGCCTTTGCGGTGCGACCAGCAGCCTACGTTTATGGCGACGGCGATGACGCTAGGGTGGCGGGCGCAGTTTTCGATATGTACGCCCATCACTGAGCTCGCGCCGCTCATGCCCTGCGGGCCCAGGCCGATTTTGTTTATGCTCTCTTCGAGCAGCTTTTCGGTTAGCGCGGCGCGTTCGTTTGGATTATGCGAGCCAAGCGGTCTCATCAGCGCTTTTTTGGATAGCAAGGATGCCACGTCGATAGAGGTGCCCACGCCTACGCCCACTAGCAGCGGCGGACAGGCGTTTATGCCGTAGCTCGTCATTATGTCCATGACGAATTTCACGACCCCCTCGTAGCCCATGCCCGGCATCAGCACGATTGCCTTGCCGGGTAGACTACAGCCGCCGCCCGCCATATAGGTGTGGATCTCGCACTCGCTGCTTTGCGGCACGATCTCCCAAAATACGCTCGGCGTGCCCTTGCCGACGTTTTTGCCGGTGTTGTACTCGTCAAAGGTCTCGACGCTGTTGTGACGCAGCGGAGCCTCGCGCGTCGCTCGCAGTACGGCCTCTCGCAGCAGCTCCTCAAGCTCGCCGATGAGCGGGAAGTTCGCTCCGCAGCGCACGAAAAACTGGATCACGCCCGTATCCTGACAAGACGGACGATCTAGCTGCTTAGCTAGGCGCTGGTTTTCAAACATCGTTTTGTAGATCTCTTTTGCCAGCGGCTGCGTCTCGCGTTCGCTAAGCTCCCGCAGTTTTGCCGTCACGTCGTCAGGCAGCACCTTGCCCGTGTAGCCGACGAATTTCGCCATGACTTCGGTCATCTTTTGGGCGGCTTTTTGTTTATCCATCGCTTCTCCTTTGTGAAATTTTGAGTACATATTTCCAATGCCTGGCATATTAATTTTAGTTCAATATATCGAGTTTAATTCTAAGTAATGTATAGGTCAAAAATTATGTTTATATATCTAAAATTGCAATTTAGCATTTATGATTGGATATTAAAATAAAACGAATAATTAAAATTTAAAAAATAAAGCTACCCTAGCCAGGTCGGCTAGGGTTGAAATTTATTTTAGCTCATAAAAATCGCTAACTACCTCCCACGCGGCTTTTTGGAGATATGTTGCAGTTTCTTCATTTAGGCCGGCATTGTTTTTGATGCCTTGAGCTGATCGCTTAAATAGTGTTGCATATACCGTGCAAGCGGCCAAATAAGTACCTTCAATTGTTGGGTGTCGTTTGTCGCCTATGCGTAGTTTAATGTCGGGGCGCTCTTTGGTTACTTTCTCAAATGCAAGTGCGGCAGGTATTACGATGGCATTGTTTCTTGCTGCGGCATTTACATATCCGTTTTCAAGCTCTTTTGTCATCCATGGCTCGCCCTCGTAAGCCCAAGACATAAAAAGAATTGGTTTTACTCCATGTTTTGAAACTATTTTGCAGTTTTTATCGACCTCTTTTTCAAAGATAGGTTTTAGTCCCGGATGTACTGGGCCTTGTGAGTTATCTTGCATGATTGCAACTTCAAATAGTTTTTCACTTTTATCACGAAATTTAAGAGTATTCTTGCCGTCATTTGAAGTTGAATACGAAGCGATAGCATTTGGTCTAAAGTATGAATTTACGTCGTGCCAGTCAAGACCGGCTCCACTTATAGTTACCATGGTGGAACGAAAATTTATCCCTGATTTTTTGGCTAAGTCATTAACATAACGATGTATGCCGTTATTAAAGTAAAAAAAGCTGTTGCCTATAAAAA includes these proteins:
- a CDS encoding CAAX protease produces the protein MFDIVQSLYEKIYDIFKQGYDSFMDQEFEARIKRAISVLHFKYLIGACKEANAVLPKTNLNNLNLFDLIISIYNKRHRTHQAKFLLLHCFESGLRSTLAVNFSNLYNQDADDWFFKTDKPELGRILNIVKRRCKNEDLQNLGTFGIFDKFYMIDLEELSDEYWHTVEHIFASTKEYKSQILPAYGRQHLITKIGQIRKARNEIYHNNPTKIKFAKDLEILLLRMGYNLQDAIGGCDFRGDIKLQYKYD
- a CDS encoding cell surface protein translates to MISGSNLNISTANFKSNLTPADKTAKTNLANEQTEIAKEQDKAKEKSQIDALMHIPIKNAVESIIDIDESEKGWITKTIDKIDGILSKKYTADERRALSMKYPPETMDGAKDLVLQLYANTLKRYSKDGEPTIQGKLLGLGTKEEREELIAFKDSLPEGATMSDVGANLLLRTDISIEEFKKLYAEDIEKTTKAHKEAVAKINQEMREYNENLAKQRAEAKFKPIQATSKSKTYVDKDIRREFFENFLKAERKKGTDITEILNQLAKLGKFDVKA
- a CDS encoding ABC transporter substrate-binding protein: MKRRISLLLFLVLALILNACDGSSQSNKNEISENKEKEASQVREVKEVKESEYSVTDVRGKTIKFEKTPERIATVDKPLPSIIYAIDGKTDKIVGCNPSSIKAFEESVLKNMYPQLANANTKWCSKDSVVNVEELLKLKPDVVFIYSNIEKEIEKMEAAGLKVVALKRAEFDSIKENIKMISEVLQKKERGDLLVEYMDKGINEVTSKLAEIKDEDKPKVIEFYSDMKIAVKTYDHWMKPSGAHNPAHELKGKLAEVDMEQMIVWNPDIIYLGNHSDLMPEDFIENKQEGRDWSTIKAVANKQVYKIPIGVYRWDPPGVETPLTVKWAAKIQYPQLFSDMDMEVELKNFFEYVYDYKLSDDEVATILRK
- a CDS encoding aldo/keto reductase, with product MEYRKLGSTGIQISRISMGSHHLKNPQDIDKHAENFFYAYKQGINFFETGDTYGNNCSELILGAAIKEMKKHKKPFYIMSKTHAGDSKTFRKNLENSLKNLGISCIDSFTCLWGVKSFEEWRGAKNYGAIREMEKAREEGLIKHITFSSHLQNKELIEMIGEYKFDYSLQGFNIINSKYRLKGIMKTHEKDIGTIAMNPLATGDLLLYEDIFNAIRIKEDQTLVQAAYAYILSFPFIDSVLGTFNSKDEINEAIKTLYQEPYSAKERSEQEGKLKERINQVDLERKIEVGKALRQRPHILREEVADLFGVYPLSV
- a CDS encoding ABC transporter ATP-binding protein, whose protein sequence is MILQVKKGTFSYDKRKILKDISFDLKEEEVMSILGPNGVGKTTFLRCLMGFLKWDTGKALLFGKDINEYAEKELWENLSYVPQVKKSVFSYGVLEMVVMGLDKENSFFHIPTKEDYDKAYETLKELGVEKLSNRYCDELSGGELQMVMIARALVSNPKLLILDEPESNLDMKNQIRIIEAIKHINVNKKSACIINTHFPSHALQISDKTLFIGSDYKTTFDESSKAITEDNLQKYFQIKAKILIFQAEEVEYKTVAPYKAI
- a CDS encoding FecCD family ABC transporter permease, translated to MGKGFFKNKKLCILVLFVLLLLLILTCICLGRYQVSPYKAFMIIYKTITGDVSGLDVHETSVVIDIRLPRILMGVLVGAGLSLAGAAYQTVFSNPLVSPDLLGVSSGAGFGAALSILLSLDMIVTQHVSLLLGLLAVYIVLNLSRVKKRTDLYVLVLSGVIVKSLFDASISFIKYIADPEDKLPTITMWLLGSLASVSYRDLVICSIIIIPCIFGFFLLRWKLNLLSLDSDEARSLGINVKKLRIVVILLSTLITATTVSVCGIIGWIGLIIPHLARMVIGNDNRYLIPTCCVMGAIYLLLIDTLSRAATSNEIPISILTAFIGAPLFITILRKNSGERR
- a CDS encoding transposase: MANGDYEVTHNRILNSVKKKYHSYKGKVGKIADNIIDRNFKADKPLQKWSTDVSQFNFSWGKCNISPILDMYTNEIISYDLSLSPNLEQISKKILLTSLY
- the ttdA gene encoding L(+)-tartrate dehydratase subunit alpha — protein: MDKQKAAQKMTEVMAKFVGYTGKVLPDDVTAKLRELSERETQPLAKEIYKTMFENQRLAKQLDRPSCQDTGVIQFFVRCGANFPLIGELEELLREAVLRATREAPLRHNSVETFDEYNTGKNVGKGTPSVFWEIVPQSSECEIHTYMAGGGCSLPGKAIVLMPGMGYEGVVKFVMDIMTSYGINACPPLLVGVGVGTSIDVASLLSKKALMRPLGSHNPNERAALTEKLLEESINKIGLGPQGMSGASSVMGVHIENCARHPSVIAVAINVGCWSHRKGHIVWDEQLNFAVKSHKEFAL
- a CDS encoding SGNH/GDSL hydrolase family protein; translation: MSKFKFFTTVILSALLAGCASTPTKTSMLTPYEAVSKEESLREIPTSAIFIGNSFFYFNNGIHRYVNDLAKKSGINFRSTMVTISGAGLDWHDVNSYFRPNAIASYSTSNDGKNTLKFRDKSEKLFEVAIMQDNSQGPVHPGLKPIFEKEVDKNCKIVSKHGVKPILFMSWAYEGEPWMTKELENGYVNAAARNNAIVIPAALAFEKVTKERPDIKLRIGDKRHPTIEGTYLAACTVYATLFKRSAQGIKNNAGLNEETATYLQKAAWEVVSDFYELK